One segment of Ignavibacteriales bacterium DNA contains the following:
- the metH gene encoding methionine synthase, with the protein MSIIDILNKKIVVIDGAMGTMIQRRKLSEQDFRGDRFASHPHSLKGNNDLLSLTQPNVIQQIHEEYLAAGADIIETNTFNATPISQADYHTENIAYEMNFAAAQIARKAADDFTLKTPHQPRFVAGAIGPTNKTCSMSPKVEDPGYRAVSFDEMVKAYGTQINGLLDGGVDLILIETIFDTLNAKAAIYAVEEIFSIKTKRVPLMISGTLIDASRRTLSGQTIEAFLSSVSHADLLSIGLNCSLGARDMLPIIQSIASSTHLYVSAYPNAGYPNQFGEYDQKPEDMAAQLREFLERGIVNIIGGCCGTTPEHIRAFARAAENIKPRKLPPKKSATVVSGLDILVIDREKNFINVGERTNVMGSKKFSRLIQEDKYEEALSVARDQVENGAQILDVCMDEAMIDAENAMTKFLNFLASDPAISKVPIMIDSSKWSVIEAGLKCTQGKSIVNSISLKEGEEIFKQRAGMILRFGAAIIVMAFDEQGQAATFERKIEICSRAYRILTKEIGFKPEDIIFDPNILAIGTGIEEHNNYALDYIRAVEWIKTNLPYVKVSGGVSNLSFAFRGNDAVREAIHSVFLYHAFKAGMDMGIVNPAQLVLFDEIKPDLLERVEDVVLNRRPDATERLIEFAQTIGPSQTKKQNTDEWRLAGVGERLSYALVHGITEFIDKDIEEARNFYNKSINIIEGPLMNGMNTVGDLFATGKMFLPQVVKTARVMKKAVAILTPYINQESVDGKVKQSAGKILLATVKGDVHDIGKNIVGVVLGCNNYEIIDMGVMVPTEKILHTARSENVDIIGLSGLITPSLDEMVSVAAEMQRQNFTIPLLIGGATTSEIHTAVKIAPAYNQPVIHVKDASKSVPVVSRLLSKDGKESFIDQIANDYERIRQVHLSRGTSGNFVTLEEARRNKFAIDLKNANITKPNFIGVKIFSDYDLESISKYIDWTFFFHAWKLNGKYPQIFDDPVKGFEAKKLFTDGQSLLKQIINKKMLTAKAVAGIFPANSIGDDIELYKENGKEPLATLHFLRSQQKKKPGEPNLCNTDFVAPKGSGITDYIGGFAVTAGLNIEKWIAEFENNHDDYNSIMLKILADRLAEAFAELLHEKIRKELWGYSSEENLSLPSMLKEEYRGIRPAIGYPSVPDHSEKKILFDLLNTAENTSITLTENYAMSPAASVCGLYFAHPQARYFALQKILPDQVEDYAKRKRMSVSEAEAWLSTIILNKP; encoded by the coding sequence GTGTCGATAATCGATATTCTAAATAAGAAAATTGTAGTCATAGACGGCGCGATGGGAACTATGATTCAGCGCCGGAAACTCTCTGAGCAAGATTTCAGAGGTGACCGCTTTGCTTCGCATCCGCATTCATTAAAAGGAAACAACGATCTTTTATCTTTAACGCAACCGAATGTTATTCAACAGATACATGAAGAATATTTAGCGGCGGGCGCCGATATAATAGAAACGAATACTTTTAACGCCACCCCGATATCTCAGGCAGATTATCACACCGAAAACATCGCTTACGAAATGAACTTCGCGGCGGCGCAAATAGCGCGCAAAGCTGCCGATGATTTTACACTCAAAACTCCCCACCAACCGCGTTTCGTTGCCGGGGCAATTGGTCCGACGAACAAAACCTGTTCAATGTCGCCAAAAGTTGAAGATCCCGGCTATCGCGCTGTAAGTTTTGATGAAATGGTAAAGGCATACGGCACGCAAATCAACGGTTTATTAGATGGCGGTGTTGATTTAATTTTGATTGAAACAATATTCGACACCCTCAATGCGAAAGCAGCAATTTACGCTGTCGAAGAAATATTCAGCATAAAAACGAAACGCGTACCCCTGATGATATCCGGAACATTGATTGATGCCAGCAGGCGCACTCTTTCGGGGCAAACAATAGAAGCGTTTTTATCCTCGGTCTCGCACGCTGATCTTTTAAGCATAGGACTGAATTGTTCGTTAGGGGCGAGAGATATGCTTCCGATTATTCAATCGATAGCATCGTCGACACATTTATACGTCAGTGCGTATCCGAACGCCGGCTACCCGAATCAATTCGGTGAATATGATCAGAAGCCCGAAGATATGGCAGCTCAGCTTCGCGAGTTTCTTGAACGCGGCATCGTGAATATTATCGGCGGTTGTTGCGGAACGACCCCGGAACATATTCGCGCTTTCGCTCGTGCAGCGGAGAACATCAAGCCAAGAAAGCTGCCGCCTAAAAAATCGGCAACTGTTGTGAGCGGACTGGATATTCTCGTCATCGATCGCGAAAAAAACTTTATTAACGTTGGAGAACGAACCAATGTAATGGGCTCAAAAAAATTCTCGCGTTTAATTCAAGAAGATAAATACGAAGAAGCTCTGAGCGTTGCGCGCGATCAGGTAGAAAACGGCGCGCAAATATTGGATGTCTGCATGGACGAAGCGATGATCGATGCCGAAAATGCAATGACAAAATTTTTAAATTTTCTCGCTTCGGATCCGGCTATCTCAAAAGTTCCGATTATGATCGATTCTTCGAAATGGTCTGTGATAGAAGCCGGCTTGAAATGCACACAGGGAAAATCGATAGTGAACTCGATTAGTTTAAAAGAAGGCGAGGAAATATTCAAACAACGCGCGGGAATGATTCTAAGGTTTGGAGCTGCAATCATAGTAATGGCTTTCGATGAACAGGGACAAGCAGCAACCTTCGAAAGAAAAATCGAAATCTGCAGCCGGGCATACCGCATATTGACTAAAGAAATCGGGTTCAAACCCGAGGATATAATTTTTGATCCGAACATTCTTGCGATTGGAACAGGAATCGAAGAACACAACAACTACGCCCTCGATTACATACGGGCGGTAGAATGGATTAAGACAAATTTACCTTACGTGAAAGTCAGCGGCGGTGTAAGCAATCTCTCATTTGCCTTCCGTGGTAATGATGCTGTGCGTGAAGCTATCCATTCTGTTTTTCTATACCACGCTTTTAAAGCGGGAATGGATATGGGAATAGTGAATCCGGCTCAACTCGTTTTATTCGATGAAATCAAACCGGATTTATTGGAACGAGTGGAAGATGTAGTCCTCAACCGCAGACCTGACGCCACTGAACGCTTAATTGAATTTGCCCAAACTATCGGTCCAAGCCAAACTAAAAAACAAAATACCGATGAATGGCGCCTTGCCGGTGTTGGTGAGCGACTATCGTACGCACTTGTTCACGGGATTACCGAATTTATCGACAAAGATATTGAAGAGGCTCGGAATTTTTACAATAAATCGATTAATATAATCGAAGGTCCGCTGATGAACGGTATGAATACGGTCGGCGATCTTTTTGCGACCGGTAAAATGTTTCTTCCGCAAGTGGTGAAGACCGCGCGAGTGATGAAAAAAGCTGTCGCCATCCTTACACCGTATATCAATCAGGAATCAGTCGATGGTAAAGTGAAACAATCTGCCGGCAAAATATTACTTGCAACCGTTAAAGGGGATGTTCACGATATAGGAAAAAACATTGTTGGTGTTGTTCTCGGCTGTAACAATTATGAAATAATCGATATGGGTGTTATGGTTCCCACGGAAAAAATTTTGCATACCGCCCGTTCCGAAAATGTCGACATCATCGGGTTAAGCGGATTGATTACTCCCTCGCTTGATGAGATGGTGAGCGTAGCGGCAGAAATGCAAAGACAGAATTTTACTATTCCACTTCTCATTGGTGGAGCTACAACTTCCGAAATCCACACGGCTGTTAAGATTGCACCCGCATATAATCAACCTGTAATTCATGTAAAAGATGCGTCGAAGAGTGTTCCGGTAGTTTCCAGACTTCTATCGAAAGATGGAAAAGAATCGTTCATCGATCAAATTGCAAATGATTACGAGCGTATCCGCCAAGTACATTTATCACGCGGTACATCCGGAAACTTTGTTACTCTGGAAGAGGCGCGCAGAAATAAGTTCGCCATCGATTTGAAAAATGCAAATATCACGAAGCCCAATTTTATCGGAGTCAAAATATTTTCTGATTATGATCTTGAATCAATTTCTAAATATATCGATTGGACATTTTTCTTCCATGCATGGAAATTAAACGGCAAATATCCTCAAATTTTCGATGATCCCGTAAAAGGTTTTGAAGCTAAGAAATTATTTACCGACGGGCAGTCGCTCCTAAAACAAATCATCAACAAAAAAATGCTGACGGCAAAAGCAGTGGCAGGTATTTTCCCGGCCAATTCAATCGGGGATGATATTGAACTGTACAAAGAAAATGGGAAAGAACCGCTCGCTACACTACATTTTCTACGCAGTCAGCAAAAAAAGAAACCTGGCGAACCTAATCTCTGCAATACAGATTTTGTTGCTCCAAAAGGATCAGGCATCACCGACTATATCGGTGGATTTGCAGTCACCGCAGGTTTGAATATTGAAAAATGGATCGCGGAATTTGAGAATAACCATGACGATTATAACTCGATCATGTTAAAAATTCTAGCCGACCGGCTGGCAGAAGCATTTGCCGAATTGCTGCACGAAAAAATACGGAAAGAGCTTTGGGGATATTCATCTGAAGAAAATCTAAGCTTGCCGTCAATGTTAAAAGAAGAGTATCGCGGAATCAGACCGGCAATCGGCTACCCCTCTGTTCCGGATCATTCTGAAAAGAAAATATTATTCGACCTTCTGAACACCGCCGAAAACACATCGATAACACTTACTGAAAATTATGCTATGAGCCCTGCAGCTTCTGTTTGCGGATTATATTTCGCACATCCACAAGCCCGCTATTTCGCGCTTCAGAAAATATTGCCGGATCAAGTCGAGGATTATGCAAAGCGTAAAAGAATGTCGGTTTCTGAAGCTGAGGCGTGGTTGTCGACAATCATCTTAAACAAACCGTAG
- a CDS encoding 6-phosphogluconolactonase — MKTKIYDPSSKVEECEINRGKHKALYSPTEKIKVIEIDNYPLLGKFTAFRFIEWVQKNQGGVIALPTGKTPEYFIKWVQRILSQWDTNEIQSILETYDMNRSARPEMKDLTFIQIDEFYPMNSNQNNSFYYYINEFYIVGFGLSKENALLIDSTSLGIPHGKTMGEIFPNNIVDLTLRVRKTTTELERIQRDVINRIDEYCMEYETKIRELGGIGFFLGGIGPDGHIAFNVRGSSIHSVTRLTATNYETQAATATDLGGIEISRNRLVITIGLATITYNPTVTAIIMAAGEAKAEVVAHAIQEKRNPQYPASVLQDIPNSRFYLTRGASACLIERQYEDISKIKRFSEEESDRIVISLALSKNKSLQELNIKDFTDDRFGSVLLKSSRVDHVLLTDVARQNIIQKLDRGLMHVSGTTFLHTEPHHDDIMLSYLAHIYHLVRDASNLHYFANLTSGFTSVTNAYVLSVLMKLEKFLNSESFTLLFNEGYFESENHSNRQADVYMFLDGVAANNPEKRDNAEACRLLRNMFDIYLVHDLEKIKQRIKELHDYFNTQYPGAKDPIDIQTLKGTLREWEVESLWAYFGIETSSIFPLRLGFYTGDIFAREPEINRDVIPIYNLIKKIKPDIVSVAFDPEGSGPDTHYKALQAVASALNMYEKETGDSHIKVWGYRNVWYRFDQAEADLIIPVSLNSLSLLHTAFMNCFGSQRAASFPSYDHDGPFSELAQKIQVKQYSDVKTCLGKDYFLKNSHPRLRAARGMIFLKEMKLSDFYKIVRELKIKTEGETIE, encoded by the coding sequence AAGTTATAGAGATAGATAATTATCCCCTGCTCGGTAAATTTACCGCTTTCAGATTTATTGAATGGGTGCAAAAAAATCAGGGAGGCGTTATCGCCTTGCCAACGGGAAAAACTCCCGAATATTTCATTAAGTGGGTACAAAGAATTCTTTCGCAATGGGACACAAATGAAATTCAATCGATCCTTGAGACCTATGACATGAATCGGTCGGCTCGACCGGAGATGAAGGATCTGACATTCATACAGATCGATGAATTTTATCCGATGAATTCCAACCAAAACAACAGCTTTTATTATTACATAAATGAATTTTATATCGTGGGATTTGGCTTGTCGAAAGAAAACGCTCTTCTGATCGATTCAACTTCACTCGGTATACCACACGGAAAAACGATGGGAGAGATTTTCCCCAATAACATTGTCGATCTCACACTACGCGTACGAAAAACCACCACTGAATTAGAAAGAATCCAGCGCGATGTCATCAATCGCATCGATGAATATTGCATGGAGTACGAGACAAAGATTCGTGAGCTTGGCGGCATCGGTTTCTTCCTCGGAGGTATTGGTCCTGATGGACATATTGCGTTCAATGTCCGCGGATCGAGTATTCACTCCGTAACTCGTTTAACGGCAACGAATTATGAAACACAAGCCGCCACCGCAACTGACCTTGGTGGTATTGAAATCTCAAGAAATCGTCTCGTGATTACAATCGGTCTTGCTACGATCACTTACAATCCAACAGTAACCGCAATCATTATGGCTGCCGGTGAGGCGAAGGCGGAAGTAGTTGCCCACGCAATTCAGGAAAAGAGAAATCCGCAATATCCGGCATCAGTTCTTCAAGATATTCCGAATTCACGATTCTATCTGACAAGAGGTGCATCGGCGTGCCTGATAGAACGACAGTATGAAGATATTAGTAAGATTAAACGTTTTAGCGAAGAAGAATCTGATAGAATCGTTATATCTCTTGCATTGTCAAAAAATAAATCGTTGCAAGAACTGAATATAAAAGATTTCACAGATGATCGGTTCGGATCGGTGCTGTTGAAGTCGAGCAGGGTCGATCATGTTTTGCTTACCGATGTGGCTCGCCAAAATATAATTCAGAAGCTTGACCGCGGCTTAATGCACGTTTCGGGCACAACATTTCTCCATACCGAACCGCATCATGACGATATCATGCTTTCGTATCTTGCACACATCTATCATCTTGTGCGCGATGCGAGCAATTTGCATTACTTCGCGAACCTGACTTCCGGATTTACTTCCGTTACAAATGCTTATGTGTTGTCGGTCTTAATGAAGCTCGAGAAGTTTCTTAATTCAGAATCTTTCACTTTGTTGTTTAACGAAGGATATTTTGAAAGTGAAAATCATTCAAACCGTCAGGCAGATGTATACATGTTCTTGGATGGCGTGGCGGCAAACAATCCGGAAAAAAGAGACAACGCGGAAGCTTGCAGGTTGTTAAGAAATATGTTCGATATTTATCTTGTTCATGATCTGGAGAAAATTAAGCAGCGCATCAAAGAACTTCATGATTATTTTAACACTCAGTATCCGGGCGCAAAAGATCCGATCGATATTCAAACCTTAAAGGGAACATTGCGGGAGTGGGAAGTTGAATCACTCTGGGCATATTTCGGAATAGAAACTTCGTCGATCTTTCCGCTTCGACTCGGTTTTTACACAGGCGATATTTTCGCGAGGGAACCAGAGATTAACCGTGACGTTATTCCGATCTACAATTTGATAAAGAAAATAAAACCCGATATTGTATCAGTGGCGTTCGATCCTGAAGGCAGCGGGCCGGATACACATTACAAGGCGCTGCAAGCGGTGGCATCTGCGCTTAATATGTATGAAAAAGAAACCGGAGATTCTCATATTAAAGTATGGGGTTACAGGAATGTGTGGTACCGTTTCGATCAGGCAGAAGCCGATTTGATAATTCCCGTTTCACTCAACTCGCTCTCGCTTCTGCATACCGCGTTCATGAATTGTTTCGGATCTCAACGCGCCGCATCATTCCCCAGTTATGATCATGACGGACCATTCTCCGAGCTTGCTCAAAAAATTCAGGTGAAGCAATATTCAGATGTTAAAACGTGTCTCGGTAAAGATTACTTTCTGAAAAATTCACATCCTCGTTTAAGAGCGGCAAGAGGTATGATCTTCTTAAAAGAAATGAAACTTTCTGATTTCTATAAAATAGTCCGTGAGTTAAAGATAAAAACCGAAGGCGAAACGATTGAATGA